A single region of the Scyliorhinus torazame isolate Kashiwa2021f chromosome 30, sScyTor2.1, whole genome shotgun sequence genome encodes:
- the LOC140404393 gene encoding ribonuclease P protein subunit p25-like protein, translated as MQGSAQGGEMENYRKIGRTEEESPLPFADLPLDIVEMRVKEGSKIRNLMGFAMGRMALEGTRQIVFSGSGRAVTKTITCVEIMKRRIGGLHQVTKLRYKSLQETWEHRGGPEGTPNLTLLKSVPSICILLSKEPLDAGEAGYQPPDTGGGLWLEEEEETLREEEGEEDPSPSPRGVKRSLCCEDTQMVKKVNRQDSQLETPPLPNYNFLVNFQQ; from the coding sequence ATGCAGGGCTCTGCTCAAGGAGGTGAGATGGAAAACTATCGGAAGATCGGGCGGACGGAGGAGGAGAGCCCCCTGCCCTTCGCGGACCTGCCCCTGGACATCGTGGAGATGAGGGTGAAGGAAGGGAGCAAGATCAGGAACCTGATGGGCTTCGCCATGGGCCGCATGGCGCTGGAGGGCACCCGGCAGATTGTGTTCAGCGGCTCCGGGAGGGCGGTCACCAAGACCATCACTTGTGTGGAGATCATGAAGCGGAGGATCGGGGGTCTCCACCAGGTGACCAAGCTGCGCTACAAGAGCCTGCAGGAGACCTGGGAGCATCGGGGCGGCCCGGAGGGCACACCTAACCTCACCCTGCTCAAGAGCGTCCCCTCCATCTGCATCCTGCTCTCCAAGGAGCCCCTGGACGCCGGTGAAGCCGGCTACCAGCCCCCAGACACCGGGGGAGGACTgtggctggaggaggaagaggagaccctgagggaggaggaaggggaggaggacccCAGCCCATCTCCGAGGGGTGTCAAGCGCTCCCTCTGCTGCGAGGACACCCAAATGGTGAAAAAAGTCAACAGACAAGACAGCCAACTCGAGACACCCCCGTTACCCAATTATAATTTCCTAGTGAACTTTCAGCAGTAA